The following proteins come from a genomic window of Vallitaleaceae bacterium 9-2:
- a CDS encoding aminotransferase class I/II-fold pyridoxal phosphate-dependent enzyme, whose protein sequence is MDFFKGKTHEELKRYQNELKQKLDQYKGMGLNLNMARGKPCKEQLDLSNGMIDGTVDYSINIDYRNYGLLDGIPEAKALFAQGMNVSEQELIIGGNSSLNLMYDTLVRTLLFGTVDSKKPWKDYDKIKFLCPAPGYDRHFGICEDLGIEMILIPMTSEGPDMDQVEALVRDDETIKGIWCIPKYSNPTGITYSDEVVDRLASMECAAKDFRIMWDNAYNIHHLNNNGDELKDLLEACKKNNHANRVYMFSSTSKVTFPGSGIAVMAMSEENADDIRKHMGYQTIGSNKINQLMHVRFLPTTDAIEAHMMKHAEILEPKFNKVLEVMEREIGAYNIAKWNNPNGGYFINLDVMDGCAKSVVKCCAEHGVTLTPAGATFPYGKDPKDSNIRIAPTFPPLYELELAIEVLTTCIQYVTIEKILQL, encoded by the coding sequence ATGGATTTTTTTAAAGGAAAAACACACGAAGAATTAAAGCGTTATCAAAATGAACTAAAGCAAAAACTCGATCAGTACAAAGGAATGGGACTGAACTTGAATATGGCTAGGGGCAAGCCATGTAAGGAACAACTTGATTTGTCAAATGGAATGATTGATGGTACGGTTGATTATAGTATTAATATTGATTATCGTAATTATGGATTACTTGATGGAATACCTGAAGCAAAAGCTTTGTTTGCTCAAGGAATGAATGTATCTGAGCAAGAGCTTATTATCGGTGGTAACTCAAGCTTAAACCTTATGTATGATACGTTGGTTCGAACATTGCTTTTTGGAACAGTAGATAGCAAGAAGCCATGGAAAGATTACGACAAAATTAAGTTTTTATGTCCGGCACCAGGCTATGATCGACACTTTGGAATTTGTGAAGATTTAGGAATTGAGATGATTTTAATTCCGATGACAAGTGAAGGTCCGGATATGGATCAAGTGGAAGCCCTTGTTCGAGATGACGAGACGATAAAAGGAATCTGGTGTATTCCAAAATATTCCAATCCAACAGGAATTACATATTCTGATGAAGTGGTTGATCGTTTGGCTTCCATGGAATGTGCTGCTAAGGATTTTAGAATTATGTGGGATAATGCATATAACATCCATCATCTAAATAATAATGGGGATGAGTTAAAAGACTTATTAGAGGCATGTAAAAAAAATAATCATGCCAATCGTGTATATATGTTTAGTTCGACATCTAAAGTTACATTTCCAGGGTCAGGAATTGCAGTAATGGCCATGAGTGAAGAAAATGCAGATGACATACGTAAACATATGGGATATCAAACGATTGGATCAAACAAAATCAATCAGCTAATGCATGTTCGATTTTTGCCGACAACAGATGCTATTGAAGCACATATGATGAAGCATGCAGAGATTTTAGAGCCAAAGTTTAATAAAGTGCTTGAGGTAATGGAACGTGAAATCGGAGCATATAATATTGCTAAATGGAACAATCCTAATGGAGGCTACTTTATTAATTTGGATGTAATGGATGGATGTGCAAAATCCGTTGTTAAATGCTGCGCTGAACATGGAGTAACATTAACTCCTGCTGGAGCCACATTCCCATATGGAAAAGATCCAAAAGATTCAAATATCCGTATTGCGCCGACTTTTCCACCTTTATATGAATTGGAATTGGCGATCGAAGTGCTGACGACATGTATTCAATATGTAACGATTGAAAAAATTCTTCAACTTTAA
- a CDS encoding FadR/GntR family transcriptional regulator has product MGIYDKGILSEKVADDIRQMIMEKNLEPGDKLPNEIELSEVINVSRSTVREAIKILVSTNVLEVKRGRGTFVTDNPGVSNDPLGLYFMEEDNLLLHFFEMRLILEPQMIRLAAIRGTDEEIIHIQKAYEQVCEKIKAGKNHTGADIRFHNSIAQATHNPIMNRIIPIINNGIKGGYAKTKDNPEMSEVVLADHKKIMDALLERDPEKAYQAMEQHIKYGMERCKVHYSL; this is encoded by the coding sequence ATGGGAATATATGATAAAGGTATTCTATCTGAAAAAGTTGCTGATGATATTCGACAAATGATTATGGAGAAAAATCTTGAACCCGGAGATAAATTGCCCAACGAGATTGAGCTATCAGAGGTCATTAATGTCAGTAGGTCAACCGTTCGTGAAGCAATTAAGATTCTTGTTTCAACGAATGTTTTAGAAGTTAAACGAGGGAGAGGAACATTTGTTACAGATAATCCGGGGGTATCGAATGATCCGTTGGGGCTATATTTTATGGAAGAAGATAACTTATTGCTCCATTTTTTTGAGATGCGCTTAATTTTAGAACCACAGATGATTCGACTTGCAGCAATACGAGGAACAGATGAAGAAATTATCCATATACAAAAGGCTTATGAACAAGTATGCGAAAAAATAAAAGCTGGAAAAAACCATACCGGTGCAGATATTCGCTTTCATAATTCTATTGCCCAAGCAACACATAACCCTATCATGAATCGTATCATTCCAATTATTAATAATGGAATCAAAGGTGGGTATGCCAAGACAAAGGATAATCCTGAAATGAGTGAAGTCGTTTTAGCGGATCATAAAAAAATTATGGATGCCTTGCTTGAACGTGACCCCGAAAAAGCATATCAAGCTATGGAACAGCATATTAAATATGGTATGGAACGGTGTAAGGTGCATTATTCATTGTAA
- a CDS encoding sugar kinase — protein sequence MKKIVTLGEIMLRLSPPDKQRFVQAQSFDVVYGGGEANVAVSLANYGMDASFVSKLPDNPIGQSAINHLRNYGVNTEHVVRGGDRVGIYYLEHGASMRASQVVYDRANSSIAEATAADFDFDAIFEGVDWFHFSGITPALSKEAAILTEEALKAAKRHNVMVSVDLNYRKKLWTPEEAKACMTNLMQYVDVCIGNEEDAEKVLGFKPGTTDVTSGELELDGYKSIFKQMKEQFGFKYVVTTLRESHSASDNGWSALIYDGNEFYQSKHYDIRIVDRVGGGDSFAGGLIYGLLSSDDFKYALEFAVGASALKQTIFGDANLATVSEVKTLIEGDASGRVQR from the coding sequence ATGAAAAAAATTGTTACTTTAGGCGAAATAATGTTAAGATTATCTCCCCCAGATAAACAACGTTTTGTACAAGCACAAAGCTTTGATGTTGTGTATGGTGGTGGAGAGGCCAATGTAGCTGTATCTCTAGCAAACTATGGAATGGATGCAAGTTTTGTATCAAAATTGCCAGATAATCCAATTGGACAAAGTGCAATTAATCACCTTCGCAATTATGGCGTTAACACAGAACACGTTGTTCGTGGCGGTGACCGTGTAGGTATATACTACCTTGAGCATGGTGCATCAATGCGTGCGTCACAAGTTGTTTATGACCGTGCAAACTCTTCAATTGCAGAAGCAACAGCAGCTGATTTTGATTTTGATGCAATTTTTGAAGGGGTAGACTGGTTCCATTTTTCAGGAATTACACCTGCGCTTAGTAAAGAAGCGGCGATACTAACTGAAGAAGCATTAAAAGCAGCAAAACGTCATAACGTTATGGTTTCTGTTGACTTGAATTACCGTAAAAAGCTTTGGACTCCAGAGGAAGCAAAAGCTTGCATGACAAACTTAATGCAATATGTGGATGTTTGTATTGGTAATGAAGAAGATGCTGAAAAAGTATTAGGATTTAAACCTGGAACAACAGACGTTACTTCAGGTGAATTGGAATTAGATGGATATAAGAGTATTTTTAAACAAATGAAAGAACAGTTTGGATTCAAATACGTTGTCACAACACTTCGAGAAAGCCACTCAGCATCAGATAATGGCTGGTCGGCACTGATCTATGATGGAAATGAATTCTATCAATCAAAACACTACGATATTCGTATTGTTGACCGTGTGGGTGGTGGAGACTCATTTGCAGGTGGATTGATTTATGGATTGTTATCAAGTGATGACTTCAAGTACGCATTAGAATTTGCTGTTGGTGCATCCGCATTAAAACAAACGATTTTTGGTGATGCAAACCTTGCAACAGTAAGTGAAGTTAAAACACTTATTGAAGGCGATGCATCTGGACGCGTTCAAAGATAA
- a CDS encoding bifunctional 4-hydroxy-2-oxoglutarate aldolase/2-dehydro-3-deoxy-phosphogluconate aldolase produces MKKYDTLNAIIDSGVVAVVRAESKEQGLNIIEAVKKGGIKALEITLTVPGAVDIIKDLVEEYKDEDVIIGAGTVLDPESARACILAGAKYIVSPYFDLETVKMCNRYAIPVMPGVMTPKEVVAALEAGVDICKVFPGNAFGPSIIGAFKGPMPQGNYMPTGGVDLGNAKEWIQKGAVAIGVGSVLTKGAKTGDYESVTETAKKFVQAVKEARAEL; encoded by the coding sequence ATGAAAAAATATGATACATTGAATGCAATCATCGATAGCGGTGTAGTTGCAGTTGTACGTGCAGAATCAAAAGAACAAGGATTAAATATTATTGAAGCTGTAAAAAAAGGTGGAATTAAAGCCTTAGAAATTACTTTAACGGTTCCAGGAGCTGTTGACATTATTAAAGATTTGGTTGAAGAATATAAAGATGAAGATGTTATTATTGGCGCAGGAACGGTTTTAGATCCTGAGTCAGCACGTGCTTGTATTTTAGCAGGTGCAAAATATATTGTAAGTCCATATTTTGATTTAGAGACAGTCAAGATGTGTAATAGATATGCAATCCCTGTTATGCCAGGCGTGATGACACCAAAAGAAGTTGTGGCTGCGCTTGAAGCAGGTGTAGATATTTGTAAAGTATTCCCAGGCAATGCATTTGGACCTTCAATTATTGGAGCGTTTAAAGGACCTATGCCTCAAGGAAACTATATGCCAACAGGTGGCGTTGATCTTGGAAATGCAAAAGAATGGATTCAAAAAGGTGCAGTGGCTATTGGTGTAGGTAGTGTTTTAACCAAAGGTGCAAAAACAGGCGACTATGAATCTGTTACAGAAACAGCAAAGAAATTTGTTCAAGCAGTTAAGGAAGCAAGAGCAGAATTATAA
- a CDS encoding AEC family transporter, whose protein sequence is MSYIVFVILHVLLPIFIPVFAGYYFHKRFTLNVDTLTKIQFYIMIPAFLFMNMYTIKLEANLFIQVVSVLIMAFVIMFFIGVILARVIGYNKKHKSALINASCFYNSGNFCIPLIALLFNNPFASAIQIIIMFMQNILLNIFGIFNTNIGHKSVREAFLDIFKLPMMYAIFLGFGLQVLDISIYQPIQDGLNLTGEGLVPVALITLGAQLADTQLKFRSMRVYLAGALRLIIAPVITGTLLWGIGLEGIPAQVLLICSGAPTAINTVLLAIEFKNEPEYASQTVFFSTACSALTVPVVIYFAQLLF, encoded by the coding sequence ATGTCATATATTGTTTTTGTTATTCTTCACGTATTATTGCCGATTTTTATACCTGTATTTGCAGGGTATTATTTTCATAAACGTTTTACATTGAATGTAGATACGTTAACAAAAATACAATTTTATATTATGATACCTGCTTTTTTATTTATGAATATGTATACGATAAAGCTCGAGGCCAATTTATTTATACAAGTGGTTTCAGTTTTGATCATGGCTTTTGTTATAATGTTTTTCATTGGAGTGATACTTGCAAGAGTTATTGGATATAATAAAAAACATAAAAGTGCCTTGATTAATGCATCATGCTTTTATAATAGTGGGAACTTTTGTATTCCGTTGATTGCTTTATTGTTTAACAATCCATTTGCCTCAGCAATACAGATTATCATTATGTTTATGCAAAATATTTTATTGAATATTTTTGGGATATTTAATACAAATATTGGGCATAAAAGTGTGCGCGAAGCTTTTTTAGATATATTTAAATTGCCAATGATGTATGCAATTTTTTTAGGTTTTGGATTACAAGTGCTAGATATTTCGATTTATCAACCGATTCAAGATGGACTTAACCTTACTGGAGAGGGGCTAGTTCCTGTAGCCTTGATTACGCTTGGTGCACAACTTGCAGATACACAGTTAAAGTTTCGATCAATGCGAGTTTATCTTGCGGGAGCCCTTCGATTAATCATTGCACCAGTCATTACAGGAACATTGTTATGGGGGATTGGGTTAGAAGGGATTCCGGCTCAAGTATTACTTATTTGTAGCGGGGCACCAACGGCAATCAATACAGTGCTTTTAGCTATTGAGTTTAAAAATGAACCGGAATATGCCTCACAGACAGTTTTTTTCTCTACAGCATGTAGTGCACTAACTGTTCCTGTTGTCATTTACTTTGCCCAATTACTGTTCTAG
- a CDS encoding arsenate reductase family protein, with protein MITIYCYPKCSTCKKTLKWLDEHAIDYDEKNITTQTPDQSMLIDIIQRSGLPIRRFFNTSGMIYRERGLKDIVDTLSIEEAAEMLSQEGMLIKRPLIIGEDRIILGYKEKELIKL; from the coding sequence ATGATTACAATTTATTGCTACCCAAAATGCAGTACGTGCAAAAAAACTTTGAAATGGCTTGATGAACATGCCATAGACTATGATGAAAAAAACATTACAACACAAACGCCAGATCAAAGTATGCTTATAGATATAATACAACGCAGTGGTTTGCCTATACGACGATTTTTTAATACTTCTGGTATGATTTATCGTGAACGAGGTTTAAAAGACATTGTAGACACGCTCTCTATTGAAGAAGCAGCAGAAATGTTGTCCCAAGAAGGCATGCTTATTAAGCGCCCTCTAATTATCGGTGAAGACCGTATTATATTAGGATACAAAGAGAAAGAGTTAATAAAATTATAA
- a CDS encoding MFS transporter → MLSHKIAKKINPYFYYGWFIVFISAVSMFFSAPGQSFSISTFINYYIEDFGYSRTYISFIYSFATVLSGSLLFIVGRHVDKLGQRKMSLIIGLALSIACIFNSLIQNVIMLFLGFFLLRYLGQGSMTLIPNALLPQWFEKRRAFAVSLASLGIILANVIVPPLNIYWIQNYGWDITWRFWSLAIILIFLPLVYLFVIDKPEDIQLLPDNTPVHSHQDLLNELEKTDRESFTLKESMRTKEFWFIGIISMIVPMVTTGMMFHFFSIMNLQGLQEETAAFAIGLISLPGFFMPLVSGLIIDRYRSKYIIAITLSVIALDLLFMLIVSNLFMAIAFMLIYGSATNVQNLTLNIIWVKYFGRKHLGSIRGVATVFTVFGSAFGTIPFGLSYDITGNYIAVFIIMSIICFAALSMALSIQRPIKLEQ, encoded by the coding sequence ATGTTATCACATAAAATCGCAAAAAAAATCAACCCCTATTTTTATTATGGTTGGTTTATTGTGTTTATCTCTGCTGTTAGCATGTTTTTTTCTGCACCTGGACAGAGTTTTTCCATTTCAACATTTATCAATTATTATATTGAAGATTTTGGGTATTCACGCACATATATTTCTTTTATTTATTCATTTGCAACTGTCCTATCCGGTTCACTTTTATTTATTGTAGGACGTCATGTCGATAAATTGGGACAACGCAAGATGTCGCTGATTATCGGACTTGCCCTCTCCATAGCTTGCATCTTTAATAGTCTTATACAAAATGTCATCATGCTTTTCTTGGGATTTTTCTTATTACGCTATCTTGGGCAAGGTTCTATGACACTGATACCAAACGCCCTCTTGCCACAATGGTTTGAAAAAAGGCGAGCATTTGCAGTAAGCTTAGCCAGCCTTGGAATCATATTAGCCAATGTAATCGTTCCTCCTTTAAATATCTATTGGATTCAAAATTATGGGTGGGATATCACATGGCGATTTTGGAGTCTAGCTATTATTCTCATCTTTTTGCCTTTAGTTTACTTGTTTGTCATTGACAAACCTGAGGATATCCAGTTGCTTCCAGATAACACCCCTGTCCATTCTCATCAGGATCTTTTGAATGAACTAGAAAAAACTGACCGTGAGTCCTTTACATTAAAAGAATCTATGCGCACCAAAGAATTTTGGTTTATTGGCATCATCAGCATGATTGTTCCTATGGTTACAACCGGAATGATGTTTCACTTTTTTTCCATCATGAACCTTCAGGGACTCCAAGAAGAAACTGCTGCTTTTGCCATCGGACTTATTTCACTTCCCGGTTTTTTTATGCCTCTTGTATCCGGACTGATTATCGACCGCTATCGCTCTAAGTATATCATCGCTATCACCTTGTCTGTCATTGCTCTTGATTTGCTTTTTATGCTTATCGTCAGCAACCTGTTCATGGCTATAGCTTTTATGTTAATCTATGGTAGTGCCACAAATGTACAAAACTTGACCCTAAACATTATTTGGGTGAAGTATTTTGGTCGTAAACACCTCGGAAGTATTCGTGGTGTCGCCACTGTTTTCACTGTCTTTGGCTCAGCTTTTGGAACCATTCCCTTTGGACTCTCTTATGACATCACCGGTAATTATATCGCCGTCTTTATTATAATGTCTATCATTTGTTTTGCCGCACTATCCATGGCATTATCCATTCAGCGCCCTATAAAACTAGAACAGTAA
- the clpB gene encoding ATP-dependent chaperone ClpB has translation MNTEKMTQKSLESIETAQKMAIKFNHSQIDTLHLHYGLLEDVHGLISNVLSSKNIFVDKYREHLLDALEKEPQVQTNQSELYGSRDLNKTLIEAEEIAKKMQDQYISVEHIYLAIIDHSRGVNRKIITDMGITKDIFLEGLKAVRENKRVTSQNPENAYNALEKFGRNLVDMAREGKLDPVIGRDEEIRRAIRILSRRTKNNPVLIGEPGVGKTAVVEGLAQRVLAGDVPEGLKDKSIYALDMGALIAGAKYRGEFEERLKSVLSAIEESNGKIILFIDELHTIVGAGKTEGSMDAGNLLKPMLARGELRLIGATTLDEYRKYIEKDAALERRFQPIIVNEPSVEATIAILRGLKERFEIHHGVRITDGAIIACAKLSHRYIPDRFLPDKAIDLMDEALAMLRTDIDSMPQEVDALSRMIMQKEIEKEAMVKETDQDSALRREELEREISALKEEFHILKSKWEVEKAAITKEKEIKKQIEEVKHQIEQAERNYDLEKLAQLRYGTLAELNKQLEDIQMAHKQPQKDALLKEEVTEFEISQIISKWTGIPITKLAETEKTKLLNLEDILHERVIGQDEAVTAVSNAVIRARAGLKDPSKPIGSFIFLGPTGVGKTELAKTLAEAMFDDENNMVRIDMSEYMERHAVSRLIGAPPGYVGYEQGGQLTEAVRRKPYSVILFDEIEKAHPEVFNVLLQLLDDGRLTDNQGHVVDFKNTVVIMTSNIGSNVLLDYMAQATADQDIPIEIKEQIMNLMHQTFKPELLNRIDEIVLFTPLTIEAIKGIVDLVLDQLRHRLAERHMTLEVRPVALEKMAQDSYNPVFGARPVKRFVQSVIETQLGKALIADRFKEGDDIIIDYRDGDYQFTIKE, from the coding sequence ATGAATACTGAAAAAATGACACAGAAATCATTGGAAAGCATCGAAACAGCACAAAAGATGGCTATAAAATTTAATCACTCGCAGATAGATACACTACATTTACACTACGGATTACTTGAAGATGTACATGGACTCATCTCCAACGTACTTAGCTCTAAAAATATATTTGTCGATAAATATAGAGAACATTTATTAGACGCGCTGGAAAAAGAACCTCAAGTGCAAACTAACCAAAGTGAACTTTATGGGTCAAGAGATCTAAACAAAACCTTAATCGAAGCAGAAGAGATTGCTAAAAAAATGCAAGATCAATACATTAGTGTTGAGCATATATATTTAGCAATTATTGATCATTCGCGGGGCGTTAATCGTAAGATAATCACTGACATGGGAATTACAAAAGATATATTTTTAGAAGGTCTAAAGGCAGTACGAGAAAACAAACGCGTTACATCGCAAAATCCTGAAAATGCCTATAATGCCCTTGAAAAGTTTGGACGTAATTTGGTTGATATGGCCCGTGAAGGAAAACTTGATCCGGTGATTGGAAGAGATGAAGAAATCCGACGTGCGATACGTATTTTATCTCGACGAACAAAAAATAATCCCGTATTAATTGGAGAGCCGGGAGTCGGTAAAACGGCTGTGGTTGAAGGCCTTGCACAACGCGTTCTTGCAGGGGATGTTCCCGAAGGACTAAAAGACAAAAGTATTTATGCACTTGATATGGGAGCGCTTATCGCAGGGGCAAAATATCGTGGCGAGTTTGAAGAACGCTTAAAAAGTGTGTTATCAGCTATAGAAGAATCAAATGGGAAGATTATTCTTTTTATTGACGAGTTACATACAATTGTTGGAGCGGGAAAAACAGAAGGGTCGATGGATGCAGGAAATTTGCTTAAGCCTATGTTGGCTCGTGGAGAGTTGCGATTAATCGGAGCAACAACCCTAGATGAATATCGAAAATATATTGAAAAAGATGCTGCGTTAGAACGCCGTTTTCAACCCATTATTGTCAATGAACCTTCTGTTGAAGCAACGATAGCCATCCTTCGTGGATTAAAGGAACGCTTTGAAATCCACCATGGTGTACGCATAACAGATGGTGCGATTATTGCATGTGCAAAACTATCGCATCGCTATATTCCTGATCGATTTTTGCCGGATAAAGCAATTGATTTGATGGATGAAGCTTTAGCAATGCTACGTACAGATATTGATTCAATGCCACAAGAAGTCGATGCGTTATCAAGAATGATTATGCAAAAAGAAATTGAAAAAGAAGCAATGGTAAAAGAGACGGACCAAGATTCGGCTCTTCGACGCGAGGAATTGGAACGTGAAATCTCAGCGCTAAAAGAGGAGTTTCATATACTAAAATCAAAGTGGGAAGTTGAAAAAGCCGCAATAACTAAGGAAAAAGAAATTAAGAAGCAGATTGAAGAAGTTAAGCACCAGATTGAACAAGCAGAGCGAAACTATGATTTGGAGAAATTAGCACAGCTTCGTTATGGTACTTTAGCTGAGCTAAATAAACAACTCGAAGATATTCAAATGGCTCATAAGCAACCCCAAAAAGATGCTCTGCTTAAAGAAGAAGTGACAGAATTTGAGATTTCCCAGATTATATCAAAATGGACAGGGATACCTATAACCAAATTAGCAGAAACAGAAAAAACCAAATTGCTTAATTTAGAAGATATTTTGCATGAGCGCGTCATTGGTCAAGACGAGGCTGTTACAGCAGTCAGTAATGCGGTCATACGTGCTAGGGCTGGTCTTAAGGATCCTTCCAAACCTATTGGATCATTTATTTTTTTAGGACCGACAGGTGTTGGGAAAACGGAGCTTGCAAAAACATTGGCAGAAGCGATGTTTGATGATGAAAACAACATGGTGCGTATTGATATGAGTGAATACATGGAACGTCATGCCGTATCTAGATTGATTGGAGCGCCACCGGGATATGTGGGCTATGAGCAAGGAGGACAACTCACAGAAGCCGTGCGACGTAAACCATATAGTGTCATTTTATTTGACGAGATTGAAAAAGCGCATCCAGAAGTGTTTAATGTATTACTTCAATTACTTGATGATGGACGATTAACAGATAATCAAGGGCATGTTGTTGATTTTAAGAATACAGTGGTTATTATGACATCGAATATTGGAAGCAACGTATTACTGGATTATATGGCTCAGGCAACAGCTGACCAAGACATACCTATAGAAATTAAAGAACAAATTATGAACCTTATGCATCAAACGTTTAAGCCGGAATTGTTAAATAGAATTGATGAAATTGTTCTCTTTACACCATTGACAATCGAGGCAATTAAAGGTATTGTTGATTTGGTGCTTGATCAATTAAGACATCGCTTAGCTGAACGACATATGACACTTGAAGTGCGCCCGGTAGCATTAGAAAAAATGGCACAAGACAGCTACAATCCTGTCTTTGGCGCAAGACCTGTTAAGCGGTTTGTTCAGTCAGTTATTGAGACACAGCTAGGTAAAGCGTTGATTGCTGACCGATTCAAAGAAGGCGATGACATAATTATTGATTACCGTGATGGAGACTATCAATTTACAATAAAGGAGTAA
- a CDS encoding trans-2-enoyl-CoA reductase family protein, producing MIITPKVRGFVCTTAHPIGCKKNVEEQVNYVQTNKKIDGPKNVLIIGASTGYGLASRIVSAYGCGASTLGVFYEKEAKGKRTASPGWYNSAYFEEQALNEGLYAKSINGDAFSKEIKDEVLETIQKDLGKIDLVIYSLAAPRRIDPVTGDKYMSVLKPIHEPYTNKSIDIHNKTISMATIEPANEQEIEQTTKVMGGEDWQLWIEALLEHDLLAKGAKTISYSYIGPEVTRPIYREGTIGRAKKHLENTAAALNDLLQSVDGQASVVIAKALVTQASAAIPIVPLYMAALYKTMKKKGTHEGCIEQIYRLFSTKLYDENVTDIYDEKGRIRIDDYEMDPEIQRETFEYFEQVDSENMQEMIDIEAYQKEFYKLFGFSREDVDYDQDIDTDVCIPSIDNI from the coding sequence ATGATTATAACACCAAAAGTAAGAGGTTTTGTTTGTACAACGGCACATCCAATTGGATGTAAAAAAAATGTTGAAGAGCAAGTCAATTATGTTCAGACAAATAAAAAAATAGATGGACCTAAAAATGTATTGATTATCGGCGCATCAACAGGCTATGGACTGGCATCACGAATTGTATCAGCATATGGATGCGGTGCAAGTACCCTTGGTGTGTTTTATGAAAAAGAAGCAAAAGGAAAACGTACAGCGTCTCCAGGCTGGTATAATTCTGCGTATTTTGAAGAACAAGCGTTAAATGAAGGCCTTTATGCAAAGAGCATTAATGGAGATGCTTTTTCCAAAGAAATAAAAGATGAAGTACTGGAGACGATTCAAAAAGATCTTGGAAAAATTGATTTGGTAATATATTCTTTAGCAGCACCGCGACGTATTGATCCAGTTACAGGGGACAAATATATGTCTGTTTTAAAGCCAATTCACGAACCATATACAAACAAATCGATTGACATACACAATAAGACAATTAGTATGGCAACAATTGAACCAGCCAATGAACAAGAGATTGAGCAAACCACTAAAGTTATGGGTGGAGAAGATTGGCAGCTATGGATAGAAGCCTTACTTGAGCATGATCTTTTAGCAAAAGGAGCAAAAACAATATCATATTCATATATTGGACCGGAAGTTACGCGTCCGATTTATCGTGAAGGAACGATTGGGCGTGCAAAAAAGCATCTTGAAAATACGGCTGCAGCCCTTAATGATTTATTACAATCGGTGGATGGACAGGCGAGTGTGGTGATTGCAAAAGCTTTAGTGACCCAAGCCAGTGCGGCAATTCCAATTGTACCTTTATACATGGCGGCATTGTATAAGACGATGAAGAAAAAAGGAACACATGAAGGGTGTATTGAACAGATTTATCGCCTTTTTTCGACAAAATTGTATGATGAAAATGTAACGGATATCTATGATGAAAAAGGACGAATTCGCATTGATGATTACGAAATGGATCCAGAGATTCAGAGAGAGACGTTTGAATATTTTGAACAGGTAGACTCAGAAAACATGCAGGAAATGATAGATATCGAAGCATATCAAAAAGAATTTTACAAGCTGTTTGGGTTCTCACGTGAGGATGTTGACTATGATCAAGATATTGATACGGATGTTTGTATCCCAAGTATAGACAATATATAA